One stretch of Rosistilla oblonga DNA includes these proteins:
- a CDS encoding DUF1801 domain-containing protein, protein MAENKTQPTDASVDDFIAAIDNSRRRADALTALAIYKEITRLPAVMWGPSIIGFGTYHYVYATGREGDMPAAAFSPRKSNMTFYVSDTFDGADSLYQRLGKHKRSVACLYINKLDDVDLEVLREIIARQYPHGYAC, encoded by the coding sequence ATGGCCGAAAACAAAACTCAGCCGACCGACGCCAGCGTCGACGATTTTATCGCAGCGATCGACAACTCGCGACGGCGGGCGGACGCTTTGACAGCTTTGGCGATCTACAAGGAAATCACTCGCCTGCCAGCGGTGATGTGGGGGCCGTCGATCATTGGGTTCGGAACATATCACTACGTTTACGCGACGGGGCGCGAAGGGGACATGCCAGCGGCCGCCTTCTCGCCACGCAAGTCGAACATGACCTTCTACGTCAGCGACACCTTCGACGGTGCCGATTCGCTGTACCAACGACTGGGGAAACACAAGCGATCGGTCGCCTGTCTGTACATCAACAAGCTCGACGACGTCGACTTGGAGGTCCTACGCGAGATCATCGCCCGGCAATACCCCCACGGATACGCCTGCTGA
- the ispH gene encoding 4-hydroxy-3-methylbut-2-enyl diphosphate reductase, producing the protein MKIHLAAPRGFCAGVNMAVESLEIALEAMGPPVYVYHEIVHNQYVVRTFRSKGAVFVNELTDVPEGATVLFSAHGVAPATRELAKQRNLTAIDATCPLVTKVHLEAIRYAKQGYTIFLIGHDGHDEVIGTMGEAPEAIILVETEEDVDKLDVSDESKLAYLTQTTLSVDDATRIINRLKARFPELKGPPKDDICYATQNRQEAVRLLSDDADAVIVLGSQNSSNSQRLRELAESPDRPAFLIDGPEDLSVDQFQADWTVLVTAGASAPESVVNATIQWLEENFAAEVELKTVREEKVSFPLPKPLRQYAKK; encoded by the coding sequence ATGAAAATTCACCTTGCCGCGCCGCGTGGGTTCTGTGCGGGCGTCAACATGGCGGTCGAGAGCCTGGAGATCGCGTTGGAAGCGATGGGGCCGCCGGTCTATGTCTATCACGAGATCGTCCACAACCAATACGTCGTCCGCACCTTCCGTTCCAAAGGGGCCGTCTTTGTCAACGAATTGACCGACGTTCCCGAAGGGGCCACCGTCCTCTTCTCCGCTCACGGCGTCGCTCCCGCGACGCGTGAACTTGCGAAACAGCGGAACTTGACGGCGATCGACGCCACCTGCCCGCTGGTGACCAAGGTCCATCTGGAAGCGATCCGATACGCCAAGCAGGGCTACACCATCTTCTTGATCGGGCACGATGGGCACGACGAGGTGATCGGCACGATGGGGGAAGCTCCCGAGGCGATCATCCTTGTCGAAACCGAAGAGGATGTCGACAAGTTGGACGTGTCGGACGAATCGAAGCTGGCTTATCTGACGCAGACCACCTTGAGTGTCGACGACGCGACGCGGATCATCAACCGCTTGAAGGCTCGCTTCCCCGAACTCAAGGGCCCCCCCAAAGACGACATCTGCTACGCGACGCAGAACCGCCAGGAGGCAGTGCGATTGTTGAGCGACGACGCCGACGCGGTGATCGTGCTGGGGAGCCAGAACAGTAGCAACAGCCAACGCCTGCGCGAGCTGGCCGAATCGCCCGATCGCCCCGCCTTCTTGATCGACGGTCCCGAAGACCTTTCGGTCGACCAGTTCCAAGCCGATTGGACCGTCTTGGTCACCGCCGGTGCCAGCGCTCCCGAATCGGTCGTCAACGCCACGATCCAGTGGCTCGAAGAGAACTTTGCCGCCGAAGTCGAACTGAAAACCGTCCGCGAGGAAAAGGTCTCCTTCCCGCTGCCCAAGCCGCTGCGCCAGTACGCAAAGAAGTAG
- a CDS encoding SRPBCC family protein: MPAYRVERSILIDADAETVFDTVADFSTWSTWSPWLVIAHEAVVTVTDDPKSVGSIYRWSGEFVGRGEIEHRQLDRPRKIVDTLRFEKPFKSTSQVEFSVQSEAGQTRLSWAMDGTLPWFLFWMRRNMETFIGMDYQRGLKMLREYIQTGRVLSKSTVEGIEKIPPRRVIGLRESCQLAEIGPVMEKTFARVGEEFSRRNLPLDGEMLSVYHPSDMMRGQFEFTCGFVVDPSVPLPAGLVECSIPAAKALHIKHVGSYENLGNAWSGAHQFANYRKRKLAKTETLEIYRNTPEDTADEDLVTDIYLPLR, translated from the coding sequence ATGCCAGCCTATCGTGTCGAGCGTTCGATCCTGATCGATGCGGACGCTGAAACCGTGTTCGATACCGTCGCCGATTTCAGCACCTGGAGCACCTGGTCCCCCTGGTTGGTGATCGCCCACGAAGCTGTCGTGACCGTGACCGATGACCCCAAGAGCGTCGGATCGATCTATCGCTGGAGCGGCGAATTCGTCGGCCGGGGGGAGATCGAACACCGCCAATTGGATCGACCTCGCAAAATCGTCGACACGCTGCGATTCGAAAAGCCGTTCAAATCGACGTCGCAGGTCGAATTCAGCGTGCAAAGTGAAGCTGGCCAGACGCGACTCTCCTGGGCGATGGATGGCACCCTCCCCTGGTTCCTGTTCTGGATGCGACGCAACATGGAGACCTTTATAGGCATGGATTACCAGCGCGGACTCAAAATGCTCCGCGAATACATCCAGACCGGCCGCGTGTTGTCCAAGAGCACCGTCGAGGGGATCGAAAAAATTCCGCCGCGCCGCGTGATCGGGCTCCGCGAGTCATGCCAGTTGGCCGAGATCGGCCCGGTGATGGAGAAGACCTTCGCCCGCGTTGGGGAAGAGTTCTCGCGACGCAATCTGCCGTTGGACGGGGAGATGTTGAGCGTCTACCACCCCAGCGACATGATGCGTGGCCAGTTCGAATTCACTTGCGGATTTGTCGTCGATCCAAGCGTCCCACTGCCGGCGGGGCTCGTCGAGTGCTCGATCCCGGCAGCCAAGGCGTTGCACATCAAGCATGTCGGCAGTTACGAAAACCTAGGCAATGCGTGGAGTGGTGCTCACCAGTTTGCCAATTACCGAAAACGTAAACTCGCGAAGACCGAGACGCTGGAGATCTACCGCAACACGCCGGAGGATACGGCCGACGAAGACCTTGTCACCGACATCTATCTGCCGCTGCGATAG
- a CDS encoding PQQ-binding-like beta-propeller repeat protein, protein MSDDVTPENEPAATDATTPPARKPVILVALTLLFAAFTIGGRYFIIELEDLAGISMDVLNVITLFGTGALLLGWAGWALLLSGWNWPQRIAVAGLLIGLPLGFLSLFRPVGGGDINFLRFEPVWTERAQPAALADDAAVVTVDLKTETPADFAQFLGREQTGSVDAQIDPEKFADSPILWKQTIGLGWPGFVARNGFAVTMEQRGVNECVSCYKIDDGTLVWLYEHPARHRDAMNLGHVGPRSTPVIHDGRVYAVGAVGNFVCLDGADGTPLWQVDLNELLDIELAETTDNDGLTVQYEENTSLAWGRSNSPLIVDDSVIIAGGGPRDGDKATLMAFDLQTGELKWRGGDEMIAYGSPTIATVSGIRQILMTAESQAMGFNPETGDVLWTFERSGDSDGGANTSQLSVVSETDVMTTKGYPGGGGERIRLNVDGDKITPESVWYNASVLKTKLTSPVIYDGHAYSLSNGFMESTDLSDGTRNWKQRGRFGHGQILLVGDKILIHSESGTLHLIDASPEEYHEYGEIKTIDGICWNTLCLYGSKLLVRSDLEAACIDLPMLSQPAADPVASENPEP, encoded by the coding sequence ATGTCCGACGATGTCACTCCCGAAAACGAACCGGCTGCCACCGATGCGACCACCCCGCCGGCACGCAAGCCGGTGATCCTGGTCGCGCTGACGCTGTTGTTCGCCGCCTTCACGATCGGCGGTCGCTACTTCATCATCGAACTGGAAGACTTGGCTGGCATCAGCATGGATGTGCTGAACGTGATCACCTTGTTCGGCACCGGGGCGTTGTTGCTGGGATGGGCTGGCTGGGCGTTGCTGTTGAGCGGTTGGAACTGGCCGCAGCGGATCGCGGTGGCGGGGCTGTTGATCGGACTTCCGCTCGGATTTCTGAGTCTGTTTCGCCCGGTCGGCGGCGGCGATATCAATTTCCTGAGGTTTGAACCGGTCTGGACCGAGCGAGCTCAACCGGCGGCGCTGGCCGACGACGCCGCGGTTGTGACCGTCGATCTGAAAACCGAAACGCCGGCCGATTTCGCTCAGTTCCTGGGACGCGAGCAGACCGGCAGCGTCGACGCTCAGATCGATCCCGAAAAATTCGCCGACAGCCCAATCCTTTGGAAGCAAACGATCGGCCTCGGTTGGCCGGGCTTCGTCGCTCGCAATGGCTTTGCCGTCACGATGGAACAGCGTGGCGTCAACGAATGCGTCAGCTGTTATAAGATCGACGATGGCACGCTGGTCTGGTTGTACGAACATCCGGCCCGGCACCGCGACGCGATGAACCTCGGACATGTCGGTCCGCGGTCGACACCCGTCATCCACGACGGCCGGGTTTACGCCGTCGGTGCGGTCGGCAACTTCGTCTGCTTGGACGGCGCCGATGGAACGCCGCTGTGGCAGGTGGATCTGAACGAACTGCTGGATATCGAGCTGGCGGAAACGACCGACAACGATGGACTGACGGTTCAATACGAAGAGAACACGTCGCTGGCGTGGGGCCGCAGCAATTCTCCGTTGATCGTCGACGACAGCGTGATCATCGCCGGTGGTGGGCCGCGCGATGGAGACAAAGCGACGTTGATGGCCTTCGATCTGCAGACGGGCGAACTGAAGTGGCGCGGCGGCGACGAGATGATCGCTTACGGATCGCCCACGATCGCAACGGTCTCTGGCATCCGACAGATCCTGATGACCGCGGAGAGCCAGGCGATGGGATTCAATCCCGAAACCGGCGACGTGTTATGGACGTTCGAACGCAGCGGCGACAGCGACGGCGGCGCGAACACCTCGCAGTTGTCGGTCGTGTCGGAGACTGACGTGATGACGACTAAAGGCTATCCCGGCGGCGGTGGCGAACGGATCCGATTGAACGTCGACGGCGACAAGATCACGCCCGAATCGGTCTGGTATAACGCCAGCGTTCTGAAAACAAAACTGACCAGCCCCGTGATCTACGACGGCCACGCATACTCGCTTTCCAACGGGTTTATGGAATCGACCGACCTCAGCGACGGAACGCGAAACTGGAAACAGCGCGGCCGGTTTGGGCACGGTCAGATCCTGTTGGTCGGCGACAAGATCTTGATCCACAGCGAATCGGGGACGCTGCATTTGATCGACGCTTCGCCCGAAGAGTATCACGAATACGGCGAGATCAAAACGATCGACGGCATCTGCTGGAACACGCTTTGTCTGTACGGATCGAAGCTGTTGGTCCGCAGCGATTTGGAAGCCGCTTGCATCGACCTGCCGATGTTGAGTCAGCCCGCTGCGGATCCCGTAGCCTCGGAAAATCCCGAGCCCTAG
- the hpnC gene encoding squalene synthase HpnC, protein MPSPASPLENSHAAPPSLAESQAYCRRYARARRENFVVASCCLPRDLRQDFYNLYTYCRTADDLADEIASPAESLYLLDLWQQQLDCCYDGQPTHIAFVALQSTIERFSIPQKPFLDLLAAFRRDQDQSRYATQEELADYCRYSANPVGHLILHLAEAFDPSRALLSDSICTGLQLTNHWQDVGEDFHRGRVYLPQDRCEAWGVTDAMLAAPTASAELKSLVSEQVEIASRLFDDGRPLLKQVPRWLRLDLELILAGGEAALQAIRDADFDILGKRCKVPLKTRLAWVARTAWLQWSAR, encoded by the coding sequence ATGCCTTCCCCCGCCAGCCCGCTCGAAAATTCGCACGCCGCGCCGCCAAGCCTCGCTGAAAGCCAAGCCTACTGCCGACGTTATGCTCGCGCGCGACGGGAGAACTTTGTCGTCGCCAGTTGCTGTCTGCCGCGCGATCTCCGCCAGGACTTCTACAACCTCTACACCTACTGTCGCACCGCGGACGATCTCGCCGACGAGATCGCTTCGCCAGCCGAGAGTCTTTACCTGTTGGATCTTTGGCAACAGCAGCTTGATTGCTGTTACGACGGTCAACCGACGCACATCGCTTTTGTGGCGTTACAATCGACGATCGAGCGTTTTTCGATTCCGCAGAAACCTTTCCTGGATCTATTGGCTGCCTTTCGCCGCGACCAAGACCAATCGCGATACGCGACGCAGGAGGAACTGGCGGACTACTGCCGCTATTCGGCCAACCCGGTCGGGCATCTGATCCTGCACTTGGCGGAGGCGTTCGATCCGTCGCGGGCGCTACTGTCCGATTCGATCTGCACCGGTTTGCAGTTAACCAACCATTGGCAGGACGTTGGCGAGGACTTTCACCGCGGGCGAGTCTATCTGCCGCAAGACCGCTGCGAGGCGTGGGGCGTTACCGATGCGATGCTCGCCGCGCCGACAGCCTCTGCGGAATTGAAGTCGCTCGTTTCCGAACAGGTCGAAATCGCAAGCCGCTTGTTTGACGATGGCCGCCCGCTACTGAAACAAGTTCCCCGCTGGCTGCGGTTGGATTTGGAGTTGATCCTTGCGGGCGGCGAAGCGGCGCTGCAAGCGATCCGCGACGCCGATTTTGATATCCTGGGCAAACGGTGCAAAGTGCCGTTGAAGACGCGGCTCGCCTGGGTCGCGCGTACCGCTTGGCTGCAGTGGTCTGCCCGATGA
- a CDS encoding phytoene/squalene synthase family protein has product MNNSPASIAASYAVAARVARQAASSFYPSFWLLPRAKRQAMCAFYAFARLTDDAADAAGEIADKRRWLEDWRRLIESTVAEDQLPQAFPTHSADAESLQRSEQAMQILPALQHAQQRYAIAPTLLLEIIDGALADQQDRSITTQQDLDTYCYQVASTVGLVCLQIWEFQGEATRQAAIDCGKAFQLTNILRDVREDLQRGRCYLPQSDLQRFGVDPQRPADEQQAAWEELLRYYGDRAESYYQQGWLAWDGIHPDGRPMFSMMWHSYHALLKKIRQQPLQVLQRRVRLTWRQKMNIAASHFVPGYPRRLAAVSPRRDEEA; this is encoded by the coding sequence ATGAACAACTCTCCCGCTTCGATCGCCGCCAGCTATGCCGTAGCCGCTCGCGTGGCTCGGCAAGCAGCCAGCAGCTTCTATCCTTCGTTCTGGCTGCTACCGCGAGCCAAGCGACAAGCGATGTGCGCGTTCTACGCTTTTGCTCGACTGACCGACGACGCCGCCGATGCGGCGGGGGAGATCGCCGACAAGCGACGCTGGCTGGAGGATTGGAGGCGGTTGATCGAGTCAACCGTCGCGGAGGATCAGCTCCCGCAAGCGTTTCCCACACATTCTGCGGATGCTGAATCGCTGCAGCGGTCCGAGCAGGCAATGCAGATCCTGCCCGCGTTGCAGCACGCGCAGCAACGCTACGCGATCGCTCCGACGCTGCTGCTCGAAATCATCGACGGCGCGCTCGCCGACCAGCAGGACCGATCGATCACAACGCAACAAGATCTGGACACTTACTGCTACCAAGTTGCATCGACTGTTGGGCTGGTCTGTCTGCAGATTTGGGAGTTTCAAGGGGAAGCAACTCGGCAGGCGGCGATCGATTGTGGCAAAGCGTTCCAGTTAACGAACATCTTGCGCGACGTCCGCGAAGACCTGCAGCGTGGGCGATGTTATCTGCCGCAGTCCGATCTGCAGCGGTTTGGCGTCGATCCGCAGCGGCCCGCCGACGAACAACAGGCAGCTTGGGAAGAATTGCTGAGGTATTACGGTGACCGCGCCGAGTCGTATTACCAGCAGGGTTGGCTCGCTTGGGATGGCATCCATCCCGACGGGCGACCGATGTTCAGCATGATGTGGCACAGCTATCACGCGTTGTTAAAGAAGATCCGCCAGCAACCGCTGCAGGTTTTGCAGCGACGTGTGCGACTGACGTGGCGGCAGAAAATGAACATCGCCGCCAGCCACTTTGTCCCTGGCTATCCGCGGCGACTTGCCGCCGTGTCGCCTCGCCGCGATGAAGAGGCTTGA
- the hpnE gene encoding hydroxysqualene dehydroxylase HpnE, giving the protein METSPPRIAIVGGGLAGMAAALGLSQAGLKVTLIEARSKTGGRAGSFIDPTTGTEIDYCQHVGMGCCTNLLDLLKRTGQLDDWRRYRSLTFIGPAGEVCPFAGSRWLPAPLHLMEAFSGLSYLSQDLRKTIAQGIWKLMRLRPEDQANWPTMQDWLTAAGQSEAAIREFWDVILVSALGEATDRVAVAPARKVLVDGFLSHRDAGDVWVPQLPLSVLFGQRLPDDLTRRGVEIRLSARATGIESHGGRATGVRLSDGSTIAADYLLIATPWHQLQNVLGDASDAVDDGESIASIPASPITGIHLWCDRPLTDADHLVFVGRTIQWLFRPTFAGDQPGRIYHQIVISGSRDLPPRQQLLDEVIAELRELLPAAREANVVDSRIVTDPKSVYSVSLATEKRRPAATTRLPNLWLAGDWTATGWPATMESAVISGYRAADQIADNLGRRSGNEQPALAKSWLARLLIR; this is encoded by the coding sequence ATGGAGACGTCACCGCCGCGCATCGCGATCGTCGGAGGAGGATTGGCCGGGATGGCCGCTGCGCTGGGGCTATCGCAGGCCGGATTGAAGGTGACGCTAATCGAAGCTCGCAGCAAAACCGGCGGCCGCGCTGGTTCCTTCATCGATCCGACCACGGGGACGGAGATCGATTATTGCCAACACGTCGGCATGGGCTGCTGCACGAACCTGCTGGACCTTTTAAAGCGGACCGGTCAGCTGGACGATTGGCGGCGTTATCGATCACTGACGTTCATCGGTCCGGCGGGAGAAGTCTGTCCGTTTGCGGGATCGCGTTGGTTGCCCGCTCCGCTGCATTTGATGGAGGCGTTTTCGGGTTTAAGCTACCTGTCGCAAGACCTTCGCAAAACGATCGCTCAGGGAATTTGGAAGCTGATGCGTCTGCGTCCGGAAGACCAAGCGAACTGGCCGACGATGCAGGATTGGTTGACCGCTGCGGGGCAATCCGAAGCGGCGATTCGAGAATTTTGGGACGTGATTCTGGTCAGCGCCCTCGGGGAGGCGACCGATCGCGTCGCTGTCGCTCCGGCGCGGAAGGTCCTGGTCGACGGCTTCCTTTCGCACCGTGATGCCGGCGACGTCTGGGTGCCTCAGTTGCCTCTTTCGGTCTTGTTTGGTCAACGCTTGCCCGACGACTTAACCCGGCGTGGCGTCGAGATCCGATTGTCGGCGCGGGCAACCGGGATCGAGAGTCACGGCGGACGCGCGACCGGCGTGCGGTTGAGCGATGGCTCGACGATCGCCGCCGATTATCTGTTGATCGCGACGCCGTGGCATCAATTGCAAAATGTATTGGGGGACGCCAGCGATGCGGTCGACGATGGCGAATCGATCGCATCGATCCCCGCCTCGCCGATCACGGGGATCCATTTGTGGTGCGACCGGCCGCTGACCGATGCGGATCACTTAGTTTTTGTCGGCCGCACGATCCAGTGGCTGTTCCGCCCCACGTTTGCTGGGGATCAACCGGGCCGCATTTATCATCAAATCGTGATCAGTGGATCGCGCGACTTACCGCCGCGGCAACAGTTGTTGGACGAAGTCATCGCCGAACTTCGCGAATTGCTACCCGCAGCCCGCGAGGCAAACGTTGTCGATTCGCGGATCGTGACCGATCCCAAATCGGTCTACTCGGTTTCGCTGGCGACTGAAAAACGTCGGCCCGCCGCGACAACACGGTTACCCAACTTGTGGCTCGCTGGCGACTGGACCGCCACCGGTTGGCCCGCGACGATGGAATCGGCCGTGATCAGCGGCTATCGCGCGGCCGACCAGATCGCAGACAACTTGGGGCGGCGGAGCGGGAATGAGCAGCCGGCGCTGGCGAAATCATGGCTCGCCCGGTTGTTGATTCGTTAG
- a CDS encoding sodium-translocating pyrophosphatase, whose product MNAGIVWLVCFASAIAALVWARRFYTAMMEADEGTDLMREIAESVRQGADAYLKQQYRWVTIVFIVVAALLSVAAYGFGLQSGFVPIAFVTGGFFSGLCGWFGMKTATQASSRTAAAARHSLDQGLQIAFRSGAVMGLTVVGMGLIYITVWFAILYWICPMLGHPLSLQQISIAMLSFGMGASAQALFARVGGGIFTKAADVGADLVGKVESDMREDSPQNPATIADNVGDNVGDVAGMGADLYESYCGSILAASALGVAAMSNPALMPEGVSVESAQLDAMLLPMAISGVGILLSIAGIYRVRTGENTSQTQLLHALARGINFSAALVVVAAVLVSLWLMPRIPGTMLWGVLPGVAVSIIVGLGAGWLIGKWTEYATSDEEQPTRKLAEQAETGPATLIICGIADGMMSVWVPVIIVCAATLAAYGFACGGHFNNFQYFPLGLYGVGIAAVGMLSTLGITLATDAYGPIADNAGGNAEMAGLEETVRQRTDALDSLGNTTAATGKGFAIGSAALTALALLAAYVEGVRDGFDRWATAEVVQIDEDGLYKIAPSFALEKAGEEVTPFLLMPTTSLDPTSLDGWNAIDTSAGPARIDAAVVSQIENGVPLLASTQENLISTRTATIRDFMRYYDGSLMNPRVLVGMFMGAMATFLFCAMTMKAVGRAAQGMVLEVRRQLKENPGIRTGEVKPDYERPVAISTKAAQREMVLPSLIGLLLPIAIGLVLGVGGVIGLLAGCLTSGFCLAIFMSNAGGSWDNAKKYIESGAHGGKGSEAHKAAVVGDTVGDPFKDTSGPSLNILIKLMSMVSVVVAGLVVRFSLVAMGIL is encoded by the coding sequence ATGAACGCAGGCATTGTATGGTTGGTTTGTTTTGCATCGGCTATCGCGGCCCTCGTTTGGGCGCGGCGGTTTTATACCGCGATGATGGAGGCCGATGAAGGAACTGATCTGATGCGAGAAATCGCAGAGAGTGTTCGCCAAGGGGCTGACGCCTATCTGAAGCAACAGTACCGCTGGGTCACGATCGTCTTTATTGTTGTCGCGGCGCTGTTGTCCGTGGCGGCATACGGCTTCGGATTGCAGAGCGGATTTGTGCCGATCGCGTTTGTCACCGGCGGCTTCTTCTCCGGGCTGTGCGGTTGGTTTGGGATGAAGACGGCGACGCAGGCGAGCAGCCGGACCGCCGCCGCAGCTCGCCACTCCCTGGACCAAGGCTTGCAGATCGCCTTTCGCAGCGGTGCGGTGATGGGGCTGACCGTCGTCGGGATGGGACTGATCTACATCACCGTCTGGTTTGCGATCCTGTATTGGATCTGCCCGATGCTGGGGCATCCACTGTCGCTGCAACAGATCTCGATCGCGATGCTCAGCTTCGGGATGGGAGCCAGTGCGCAAGCGCTGTTCGCTCGCGTCGGCGGCGGGATCTTTACCAAAGCTGCCGATGTCGGAGCCGACCTTGTGGGCAAAGTCGAATCGGACATGCGAGAGGATTCGCCGCAGAATCCAGCCACGATCGCCGATAACGTCGGCGACAACGTCGGCGACGTCGCAGGGATGGGAGCCGATCTGTACGAATCGTATTGCGGTTCGATCCTGGCAGCGTCGGCGTTGGGCGTGGCTGCGATGAGCAATCCGGCGCTGATGCCCGAAGGCGTCTCGGTCGAATCGGCCCAGTTAGACGCAATGTTGTTGCCGATGGCGATCTCCGGCGTTGGGATCCTGCTGTCGATCGCTGGCATCTATCGCGTTCGGACCGGCGAAAACACTTCGCAGACACAACTGCTGCACGCGTTGGCTCGCGGTATCAATTTTTCAGCCGCCTTGGTCGTCGTCGCGGCGGTGTTGGTCAGTCTGTGGCTGATGCCTCGTATTCCCGGCACCATGCTGTGGGGCGTGTTGCCCGGCGTGGCGGTCAGCATCATCGTGGGCCTGGGAGCCGGATGGTTGATCGGCAAGTGGACCGAATACGCGACAAGCGACGAAGAACAACCGACGCGAAAGCTGGCCGAACAAGCCGAGACCGGGCCGGCGACGCTGATCATCTGCGGCATCGCCGACGGCATGATGAGCGTTTGGGTGCCGGTGATCATCGTCTGCGCTGCGACGCTGGCCGCGTACGGTTTCGCCTGCGGCGGTCACTTCAACAACTTTCAATACTTCCCGCTGGGCCTGTACGGCGTTGGCATCGCCGCGGTCGGGATGCTCAGCACGCTCGGGATCACGCTGGCGACCGACGCCTACGGACCGATCGCCGATAATGCTGGCGGCAACGCGGAGATGGCGGGGCTGGAAGAAACCGTTCGCCAGCGAACCGACGCGCTGGACAGCTTGGGCAACACGACGGCGGCGACAGGTAAAGGCTTTGCGATTGGTTCGGCAGCGTTAACGGCGTTGGCGTTGTTGGCAGCGTATGTCGAAGGAGTCCGCGACGGCTTCGATCGCTGGGCGACGGCGGAGGTGGTGCAGATCGATGAAGATGGTCTTTATAAGATCGCACCGTCGTTTGCACTCGAAAAGGCGGGCGAGGAAGTCACCCCGTTTCTGTTGATGCCAACCACCTCGCTCGATCCGACGTCGTTGGACGGCTGGAATGCGATCGACACGTCGGCGGGGCCGGCGCGGATCGACGCGGCGGTAGTCTCGCAAATCGAAAACGGTGTCCCTCTGCTCGCGTCGACTCAGGAAAACCTGATCTCCACGCGAACCGCGACGATCCGCGACTTCATGCGTTATTACGACGGGTCGCTGATGAATCCGCGCGTCCTGGTTGGGATGTTCATGGGGGCGATGGCGACGTTCCTGTTCTGTGCGATGACGATGAAAGCTGTCGGCCGCGCCGCGCAAGGAATGGTCTTGGAGGTCCGCCGTCAATTAAAGGAGAACCCGGGAATCAGGACCGGCGAAGTCAAACCCGACTACGAACGCCCGGTGGCAATCAGCACCAAAGCGGCTCAGCGCGAGATGGTGTTGCCAAGTCTGATCGGGCTGTTGCTGCCGATTGCGATCGGGTTGGTGCTTGGCGTCGGCGGCGTGATCGGTTTGTTGGCGGGATGTTTGACTAGCGGCTTCTGCCTGGCGATCTTCATGTCCAACGCGGGCGGATCTTGGGATAATGCCAAGAAATACATCGAGAGCGGTGCGCATGGCGGCAAGGGGAGCGAGGCGCACAAAGCGGCCGTTGTCGGCGATACCGTCGGCGATCCGTTCAAAGATACCAGCGGCCCTAGCCTGAACATCCTGATCAAATTGATGAGCATGGTCAGCGTCGTCGTCGCCGGCCTCGTCGTCCGCTTCAGCCTGGTCGCAATGGGCATTCTGTAG